The sequence below is a genomic window from Fibrobacterota bacterium.
GCTGGCCTATAACGGATCGGTGCCGGGTCCGATCGTCAAGGTCAGCCAAGGCGCCTCCATCGTGGTCCTGGTGAAAAACGAGACGGATCTTCCCACCAGCTTGCATTCCCACGGCGTCCGTTTGGATTCCGATTACGACGGTGTCGTCGCCGAGGACAAAGGCGCTCCCGGCCCGGGCCAAACCTTCGCATATCATGTCCGTTTCCCCGATGCCGGCATCTACTGGTACCATCCGCATACGCGCTCGGATTACCAAACGCAGGTGGGCCTATATGGCGCCTATTTGGTCGCTCCAGCCGACCCGGCCTATTGGCCCCCGGTCAACCGCGAGATTGTTCTGATGATCAACGATTTGGCGATCAGCGGGAACGTTTTGCAGCCCTTCTACCGGAATGAAACCGATCATACCTTGATGGGACGATTCGGGAACGTGCTCATGGTGAACGGGGACACGGCCTGCACCATCCGCGTGAAGCGTAACGAGACTATCCGTTTCTACGTGGTGAACGCTTCCAATGCCCGGGTCTACAACCTGCAATATTCGCGCGACATGGACATGAACATCGTAGGAGCCGACAATGGCCGCTTCGTGCTCCCCGATTCCAGGGAGTCCTATCTAATCGCCCCGTCCGAGCGATTCATCTACCAACTCTATTTCAACGATGTCTTATCGGATTACGATACCCTCGATTTATGGAATGCCACGCCCACCGGCGCGCGCCCGTTGGCGCACTTCGTGTACGAGCCCGATACGGCCATGCCCGATTACCGTTCCAGCATCAACCTGGACAGTTGCCCACAGGCCGCCGCGTCCATCGATCCCTTCCGGCCCTATTTCGATAAGTCCCCCGACGAGGAAATCCTGTTGACGGGATTCATGGCCATGTCCAAGCCGCTTGCGAAAGCGGCCCTGCTTTCCGCAACGAACGCATTGGCGAAAGCGGCCGCGGTCGCCCATGATGCGGACCCTTCCAACAGGCTGGGAGTGGAATGGAGCGATAGCGTGCACGGCCCGGCCATGCTCTCCATGAACGACTCGTCCACCGACGCCAATACGCATTGGGCCATCCGCGATCTCAGGACCGGGAAGGAAAACCATGACATCCAATGGACCTTCTCGAAAGGGGATAAGATCCTGATCCGGGTGCATAACGATACCACCACCACGGGACCCGACGCGTCCATCATGTACCATTCCATGCCCCACCCACTGCACTTCCATGGACAACGTTTCCTGGTGGTGCGCGAGAACGGGCGGCCCACCTTGGAGAGCCTGGTTTGGCGGGACACCTACCTGATCGGGCGCGGATATACGGTGGACCTGTTGTTGGACGCGTCCAATCCGGGCGATTGGATGTTCCATTGCCATATCGCCGAGCATTTGGAAGACGATATGATGGCGCATTTCCGGGTGGTGGATAGCGGGGGCGATGCGCCTCGGCCATACGAATGGTCCCTCGGGCTTCCCTGGGCGGGGATCGATTCCCTGCGCCGGGATACCAGCCTGGCCGTCCTGATGCGCGCGGCCATCACCGGGACCGTCCGGGCCCGGCCCACCCCGGGGGCCGCCGATATTCCCTTGGCCGCGGCCTTGGACGGAAAGATATACCTGTCCAACGCGGATTTCCCCGACTTGCATGCCGAGGCCGCGTTCGATGCGGCCGGCCGCTTCACCGTGGCAGCGGATGCGGTCCTAGGCGCGGCCGACATCGTCCGCCTTAAGATCTGGGTCAAGGGCGTTACGTCCGGCCTGCGCCCGGTGCCCGATACCTTGCATCTGGTATTGGATCGCCGCGGAAAGATCCCTTGGTCCCTCGATCTCGATCTGGCGGGAGAGGCTTCCTTCGCGGGTCTTAAAATGGATACTTCGGCCGTGAGCACCATGCGAGGACAAGTGGCCGGGAAGGTGAACGGGTACGATGGGACCGTGATGCGGGATTCGTTATATTTCCGGAATATGGTCTATCCGGAAATGTTCGCCTACGCGCCGCTGAAGCCCGACGGCACCTTCTCCTTCGATGCGGCCGATCTGGTCGGCGCTTTGGATGGCAGGCACGAAATCGAGATTTTCTTGCGTCCCCAGGCCGGATCGCGTCGTTTCGATCCGGACACCCTGCGCGTGCACTTGAGCATTCCGTGAACGACGGGAAAAAAGGTCCTATCGCCATCCTCGGGGCCATGGATGCCGAGATCGTGGAGTTCCTGGCCCATTCCGAATTGCTGCGCCGGGAGGAATGGAACGGGTTCACGTTCTATGCCATCCGCTTGGAAGGGCGGGAGGCGGTGCTGGCCAAGTGCGGGATCGGTAAGGTCTTCGCGGCATTGGTAAGCCAGCATCTGATCGACGCCTATGCGCCTTCGCGCATGCTCTTCACCGGCGTGGCCGGAGCGCTGAACCCAGCCTACGAAATCGGGGACGTGGTGGTCTCGCGCGATTGCATGCAACATGACGTGGACGGGCGAGTCCTAGGCTTCGCGCGCGGGAACCTGCTGTATACCGATCTGAAGGTATTCGCCGCCGACGAAGCGATGGCGCGACTGGCCGCGGGGGCGCCGGCGCAGGGCCATCGGATCCATACCGGGCGTATTCTCACAGGCGATCAATTCATGAACCGGGACGAGATCAATCATCATCGTTACCTGATGGAAGAAATGGCCGGGGACGCGGTGGAGATGGAAGGCGGCGCCATGGCCCAAGTCTGCGCCGTGAACAAGGTGCCCTTCCTGGTGGTGCGGACCATTTCCGATCGCGCCGATGGCGATGCGGTGCACGATTTCAACCGCTTCCTGCCCGTGGTGGCCCACAATTCCTTCGCTATCGTAAGGTATGTGTTGTCGCGCCTTCCGGCGTAGGCGCTATCGGCTCGGGAACAACCTCGGCCCCAGCTTCGCGGTACGGGTCCCTTCCCCGGGGAGCGGCCCCGCGCCTTCGCGCAGGACTTCCGGGGCTTCTCCCACCAAGGATATGACGGTAGTAGGATTGATGGGCTGCGGGCCCAGGTCCACGATCAAATCGACCAGGTGGCCATAGGTTTCCTCGATCTCGGCGGGATCGATGAAATTGTCCTCTTCGCGGATCTTGGCCGCCGTGGTCAGGATCACCGCTTTGGGCGACATCGCGAAGAGGGTATTCGTGAACGGGCAATCGGGCATACGCACGCCCACCTCGGGACGGTTCACGTCCAGGATTTTCCGCGAACGGACCGTGGCCGGCAGGACGAAGGTGTAGGGTCCCGGCACCAGGGACTTCATGAAACGGAAGGCGGCCGTCTCCACCTTCGCGAACTCCGAGAGCTCGCTGAAATCGCGTACCATCAAGGCCATCAGGTACTTCTTCATGGCGCGCTTCACGTGGTAAAGCTTATTCACGGCCTTCTTGGAAAGCGCGTCGCAACCCATGGAATAACCGGAATCGGTGGGGTAGATGACCACCTGGCCGGCGGCGAACGCTTCCAGCACCTTTTGCATCAGGCGCGTTTGCGGGTTCACGGGATGAAGCTCTAGTCGCATAGGGGGAAGATAAAATTTAAGGCCAGTATCCGTTGCCATCCGGGAGGAAGGCCGCTTCTAGATGCTCGATGCCGGGGGCTCGGCCCTCACCGGATAGATCAATGCCGACCACGTCGAAACGCATGTCGCGATGCCCTTGGTTCCGTGATGCGCAATAGCGCTGGGCGAGCCTTTGCAAGCGGCGGATCTTGCGGCCGTCCACCCGCTCCAGTGGCCGACCGGAAACCGAGCCGCGGTTGGATTTGACTTCCACGAAGACCAGGGTTCCGTCGGGCGCATCGACGATCAGATCGAGTTCCCCCCGGCCGTGCCGGAAATTGCGCGCCACCAGGCGATAACCCTTGGCCTGCAGATAAGCCAAAGCATGGTCCTCGCCGCGGCGGCCCGCGGCGCAGTGGTTTTCCTGGGTCTCGGCCTTTTCCATGCGCGGTTCCGGTGCGGCCGGCATGGGTTTATTCGTAGGGAAGCCCCAGGAAGCGCACTTCGCGCACCGCCATGGGTTTGGATCCTCCGCCCGCGGCGAAGCGCAGCTTGGCCTTTTCGGCCAGCACTCCCGGAAAGGAAATGAATTGGGGCGCATCCGTTTCGGAGAGGGTAAGGCGTACCGGCTTATGGCCGTCCACCTCGAGGGAAACCGATTTGGGGGAGACATACCCCGGGGAAGAGGCGTCGGGAACGAGGTAGCCGGCCTCGATCAGGATACCCGTCAGCAGCATGCGCGAGCGGAAGGTGAATTCGATTTCGGATTCTTCCTTGCCCGCGGGAGAGGTCCAAGCCGTAGAACGCTTGCCATCGAAAAGGTCGGCCGGGGAGGACGGGCCCGAAGGCCCATCGGTGGAGGCGGGGCCGGTATACGAGCTAGGCGTAATCCAGTGCAGGCTGGCGCCCGGGGACGAGGACGGGCGCAAGAGCAGAAAGGCCATGCCGGCCATGATCAAGCCGAACAGCGCCAGAATGCCCCACAAGTAACCGCGGGAAACCGCCATGGGCTCCGGGATATACCGGCGATCGCGTCCGCGGCGATCGGTGATGCGCAGATCGGAGGGAAGGCTGGTTTCGGATTCGGGTCGCACGGGCTCGGCCAGATCGACATAATCAAGATGGGCCGAGTCCAGGTCCTTCAACAGTTCGTCCGCATTCCGATAACGTTCGGCCTTCGGTTTTTTCAGGCACTTAGCCACGATCAGTTCCAGGCGGGGCGGCACGTCCGGAACCCTTTTCGAAAGCAGGGGAGGCGCCTCGTGGACTTGCTTATAAGCCACGGCCAACGGAGTGTCCGCGAGAAAGGGCGGCCGTCCCGTCACCATCTCGAAAAGGATGATCCCGAGGCCGTAGATGTCGCTTTGGCCGTCCACCACGCCGCCTTCGCATTGCTCGGGGGCCATGTATTCGGGCGTGCCCATGGCCATGCCGGTGGTGGTGATGCTGGGCGCGTCCACCACCTTGGCGATGCCGAAGTCGGAGATGTAAACCTTGTCGCCGGGCTCGACCATGATGTTGCCCGACTTGATGTCGCGGTGCACGATTTCGCTTTGGTGGGCGTACTTGAGGCCGCGGCAGATTTGCTTGGCGATGGAGATGATGCGGGCGTAGTCGAGCCTTTTCTCCTGTTGGATGAGCTTGCCCAGGGTGGGGCCCTGGATGTATTGCATGGCGATGTACTTTTGCCCGTTCTCTTCGCCGTAATCGTAAATGGTGACGATGTTCTGATGCTGGAGCCTGGAAATGGCGAAGGCTTCGGTCAGGAAACGCTCGGAGAACTCGGCGTTGCGGGCCAAGATGCCAGGCAGGATCTTCAAGGCTACTACGCGTTCCAGGCCCGGTTGCACGGCCTTGAATACGTCGCCCATGCCGCCCTTGCCCAGATGTTCGAGGATGGTGTAGCCCCCGAATTTCCTGTCCGCCAGCGCGTCCGCTTCCGCGGGATTGAGTGACGCCTTTTCCATGGACCGTCCTTTCCGGGAGGGCTGACCGGGCCCGGACCCCGAATCTACCGGAAGTATAGGAAAATAGCACTCCTGAAATCCCGGAATTCCCGCGGCGGCGTAGCTCGACGCATATCAAGGGCTTGACCGCGATCCCATCTTCCGGCGCCGCGCGCGCGTTGTTACCTTGGCTTCGATGGCTGTCCGTTACGGGCGTTACGAAGTGCTCTATAAGCTGGGCCAGGGCGCCATGGCGCAGGTCTACCTCGCCAAGGATCCCGTGCTCTCGCGCTTTGTCGCCGTGAAAGTACTGCACGCCGATCTGGCCACGCGCCAGGACGTATTACACCGCTTTTTCAATGAAGCCCGCACCGTAGCCATCATCCGCAATCCCCACGTAGTGGAGGTTTTCGACTTCGGGCAGGAAGGCAAAGACCTGTACCTGGTGATGGAATTCGTGGACGGCCTGAGCCTGCATGGCCTGATGCGGCGGAGCCCCGCGCCATCGGGCCCGGAAGCGAAACCGGACGCATGGCCGGCGCCCGGCCGGGATGGCGCTCCCAACTATCAGCCCCTCGATCCGCTCCTCGCGGCCGCCCTCATGTGCCAGGCCGCCGAGGGCTTGTCCATAGCCGCCCAGCATGGCGTGGTCCATCGCGATCTCAAGCCCGAGAACCTGATGCTGAACACCCAAGGCTACCTGAAGATTTCCGATTTCGGCATCGCCCACGTGCAGGACGATAGCCTTACCAAGACCGGCGCGGTGCTGGGATCGCCATTGTACATGTCGCCCGAGCAGGCCCGCGGGCTCAAGCCCATCACTTCCCAGTCGGACATGTTTTCGCTGGGTTCGGTATTCTACGCCTGCCTGGCCGGCCACCCGCCTTTCCAAGGCCGGACGGTGACCGAGTTGTTCCGCCGTATTTCCTCGGAAGCGCATCTCCCGCTCTTGAGCCTGCGTCCCGAGCTGGATCCGGGCCTGGGTAACCTCGTCGATACCCTGTTGCGGAAGTCCCCTTCCGCGCGCGGAGGCGGCCCGCTTTGGCTTCAGCGCCAATTGAAGGCTTACCTCTCTCTCTCCGGGGTGACGGATCCGGCCGAATTGGCGGCGGGCCATTTGCGGGAGGTGAACGCCAATGGGGTGAGGACGACTTGGAACCCGGATGCGCGCAATGCCACCTTGCCCATGACGGTGGCCTCCACTCAACAGGCGACAGCCCGCTCCCGGCCTGGCCGGGTCTTAGCGCCGGGAACCTTCCCATCGATCGCCTTGCCCATCAACCCGACGCACCGGTCCGGACCCGGCAGCCGCAAACGCCGATCGGCCGCATCTTGGGCCTTGGCTTTGGCGTTCTTGGCCTTCGGGCTCGGAATCGTGGCCGGAGGTTGGCGGCTGCTAGGTCAGGTCCGGAAATCCCAAGGCGATTCATCGGATATTGCGTCTCTCGCCTCGGGCCGGAATGCCGCGCAGGGAAACGGTGAAGGCGACGGGAATTCCAATCAAGCGGTTCCTTCCGGACCGGAAACCGGACCGGTTAACTTGCGCGATACCCTGTCGGCGGCCCTTACCGGATCCGGAAGCGCGGGACCCGCTGCCACCGGCGCATCCGCGATCTCCGTCGCAGCGAGCGCGAATTCTCCCGGAGCCGCGGGGGAATCGGTGGGCAAGGAAAGCGAAGCGATTATCATCCTGAAGAGCTCTCCGCCCTTCGCCGAAGCCTACGTGGATGGGCGCTTCCTGGGGACGACGCCCATCCGCCTCGCGCATCTGGCGCCGGGGCGGCATCGACTGGAATTGAAATCGCCCCGCTTGCCAGGGTTGGATACGAGCCTGGTGCTTACGGCCGGAATGCATGCTTTGAAAGTCCGATTGGAAGCGGGACCGGGCCAGCGCATGGCCGCCGTCCCCGTCGAAGGCGAATAAACCCGGCGCGGCGCCGGGCTCAGGCCAACGCCAGCAGCCCTTCCGAAAGACGGTCCAAAGCGCGGACCAATTGTTCGGGATCGCATGCGAAGGAGATGCGCACGTATCCCTCCAGCCCGAACGCGCTTCCGGGAACGGTGGCGACCAGGCGCGTATCCAGGAGATATTCGCACAACTCGAAGCTGGTGCGTACGGGCTTGCCGCCATGGGATTTGCCCAGATAGGCTGACACGTCGAAGAAAACGTAGAAGGCTCCCTGGGGAGGGAAGACCTTGAGGCCGGGGATGCGGGCTAGGCTTTCCAATGCCAGGCGGCGGCAGGCGTCCAGATGGCTTTGCAGTAATGCCGGAAAGCCAACGTCCTCGTTCAAGGCGGCAATGGCGGCGAATTGGGAGGCATTGGCGGGGTGATGGGTGCCATGGCTCTGGATGGCCCCGATGGCGGCGGCCAAGGCGGGCGGTGCGCCGGTAAAACCAATGCGCCAACCGGTCATGGCGAAGGCTTTGGACATGCCGTTGACGGTGAGGGTGCGGTCGAAAATGTCCGCGCCCAGGGAGGCGATGCTCACGTGGCGCGCGCCTTCGTATACGATATGCTCGTAGATTTCGTCGGCCAGGCAATACAGATCATGGCGGACCAGGACCTGCGCGATGGCTTTCAGCTCAGCTTCCGGGTATACGGCCCCGGTGGGGTTGCCGGGGGAGTTGAAGATCAAGAGCTTGCTGCGCGGGGTAATGGCCGCTTCGATTTGGGCCGCGGTGGCCCGGAAGCCCGCTTCCAGGATGGTCGGGATCATAACCGGGGTCCCGCCCAGGAAGCGCACCAGCTCGGGATAGGTGACCCAGCATGGGGAAGGGATGAGAACCTCGTCGCCCTCCTCGACCAGAGCCAAGAGCGCGTTGAAGACGGCATGCTTGGCTCCGCTGGAGATAACGATATCGGCGGGAGGATAGGCGAGATTATTCTCGCGCGCGAACTTGGCCGACACGGCCGCCTTCAATTCCGGCAGACCGGTCACGGCCGAATATTTGGTCTTGCCCGATCGGATGGATTCGATGGCCGCGCGCTTCGCCGACTCCGGAGTATCCAGATCCGGCTCTCCCGCGCCCAGGCTGAGCACGTCCTTGCCTTCGGCCTTGAGTCGCTTGTACTTGGCGTCGATGGCGACGGTCTGGGACGTGGAAATCCGTCCCGTGCGGGAGGCGAGGGGTTTCACGCGACCTTCGGGCGTCCTTTAAACAAACTACCCGCATGCTTCCCGCAGCCGTCACGCATCCGTAACGCAGCCTTCCGAGGCCGTGCTCACCGTTTTGATGTACTTGTACAGGGTTCCCTGGTCCACCTTGTAGGCGGGCGGAGTCCAGCCCTGGAAGCGCTCCGCGATTTCCTCTTCCGTGAGATCCGCGTCCAAAGTGTTCTTCTCGGCATCGATGGTGATGACGTCCCCGGTGCGGATGACGGCCAACAGGCCGCCGGTCTGCGCTTCCGGGGTGATGTGGCCCACCACGAACCCGTGCGTCCCGCCCGAGAAGCGTCCATCCGTGATCAGTGCCACGCTCTTTCCGAGCCCGGCGCCCATGATGGCCGAGGTCACGGTGAGCATTTCGCTCATGCCCGGCCCGCCCTTGGGGCCTTCGTATCGGATGACCACCACGTCTCCGGCCTTGATTTCCTTCCGTTCCAGGGCATGCAAGGTGTCTTCCTCGGAATCATAGACCTTTGCCGGGCCCGTGAAGGACAGGCCTTCCTTGCCCGTGATCTTGGCCACCGCGCCTTCCTTGGCGAGGTTCCCGTATAAGATGCGGATATGCCCGGTCTTCTTGAGAGGCTGACTCACCGGGAAGATGATTTTCTGGCCTTCCTTCAACCCGGGCAAATCGGCCACGTTCTCGGCCAGGGTCTTGCCGGTGACGGTCATGCAGGATCCGTCGATGAGGCCTTCCTTGATCAGGAGCTTCTGCACCGCCGGCACGCCACCCACGGCGTGCAGATCCTCGAACACGTATTGGCCGCTCGGTTTCAGATCGGCGAGGTAAGGGCGCTTGTCGCTGATGCGCTGGAAGTCGTCGATGGTCAAGGGCACATGGGCGGCTTTCGCCATCGCTATCAGATGCAGCACGGCATTGGTGGAACCGCCCAGCGCGATGATCAGGGTGATGGCGTTCTCGAAGGCCTTGCGGGTCATGATATCGCGGGGCTTCAGGTCCAATTCCAGGGCGTTGCGTATCGCCTTGCCGATCACCAGGCATTCGCGAAATTTCTCGTCGCTCACCGCGGGCGAAGAGGAATCGTAAGGCAGGGTCATGCCCAAGGTCTCGATGGCGGCGGCCATGGTATTGGCCGTGTACATGCCGCCGCAGGCCCCTTGGCCCGGGCAAGCGTGCTTGATGACTTCGTTCATGCCGGCTTCATCCAGCTTGCCGTTGACGTACTTCCCGTAGGCTTCGAAGGCGGAGACCACGTCCAGCTTATGGCCGTCGTGGTAGCCGGGCAGGATGGTGCCGCCGTAGACCATGATGGACGGGCGGTTGAAGCGGGCCATGGCGATGACGGCGCCCGGCATGTTCTTATCGCATCCCGCCACGGAGATGTTGGCGTCGTACCACATGGCGCAGGTGACGGTTTCGATGGAATCGGCGATGAGATCGCGCGATTGCAGGGAATAGTTCATTCCCTCGGTGCCCATGGAAATCCCGTCGCTGACCCCGATGGTGTGGAAACGCAATCCCACCATGCCCGCTTCGTTAACCGATTTCCGGATATGGGAGGCGAAATCGTTGAGGTGCATGTTGCACGGATTGCCGTCGTAGCCCATGCTGGCGATGCCGACCTGGGCTTTGCCCATGTCCTCATCGGTCATCCCGATGGCATGCAGCATGGCCTTGGAGCCGGGCTGGGAAATGGTCTGCGTCAGTCGCGAAGAATACTTATTGAGTTTCATGATTCCCTGAGAAGTCTCTGGAAGAGAGGGTTAAGGGTACAGGGTACAGGGTAAAGGGTGAAAGTCGGGGTATTCCAAAACCCTAAACCCTTTACCCTTTACCCTGAACCCCTAGGTCAATCGAAAGGGAAATAGTAGCAAACAGGCGCCGGTTCTACCCGCTATCCCGGCCTACCGCTTGGAAATCTGCAGCCTCAGTCCCGACCGCGCCAGGATCGGTTCCCACTCTTCCTGGATCTTGGTGTACTCCTCGGGGGTCGCCACGAAGGGGTCGATGCGCCAATTCTGCTTGATCCCGATCGACTCGGGAGTGGTCTGGTTGATGGAGAGCAGCCAATGGAGGTAATGCTCCGAAAGCTCCCGATCGAGATTGAGGGATTTCCATCCGTATCCGGGCGGGATTTCGTAAACCCACTGGGAATTGATCTGGATCTCGTGGGGGAAATACACCGGCGACTTGCGGGATGCCGCGCGCGGGAAGCGCAGGAAGCTCAGTTCCAGTTTGGGGAAATGCTGGAATTCCAACGTGCCGTTGTGGAACGGGAATTTGGCGCGGTAATGGAAAACCATGATGAGGGGCAGGTCCGGATCATCCTCGTTCAAGACCCGGAAGCGTTCATCGGCGAAGGCGGGATAGCTTTGGGCCAGCCAGGAAAGCAAGTTCTCGTACTTCGTGTTCGGGTTCCATTCGCGCATATGGGATCGGAATTCCGAAGCGACTTTCCCGCTCAGAATCATGCTGTCGGAACCGAGCGCGGTTTGGTTGGGGTCCACCTTGCGGCTGTGGAACACTAGCACGCGATGCTCCCCGGCGCTGTCGAGCTCGGGAATGGTCATCATGCGCGAGTTCTCATCGTCGATGATGAGCACGTTCTTGCTTTCGAGGGCCAAGGGAGAGCGCCGGAAGGCGTAGGACTTTTCCGTGGGGTCCAGGAAATATTGCGGCATGCCCTGCTGGGCCGGCACGTGGACGATCATATGGTTGAACTGGTGCAGGCTGGGCTGATCCAGATCCCCTGCATGGTTCAGGCTCACCAGACAGAGGTGGGCGTCGATGCCGCGCGCCTTGAGCATTTCCATGAGCAGCAGGGCATGGCCTTTGCAATCGGAATAGCCGTTCGTCAGGACGGTCTCGCAGCGCTCGGGCACCAGGGCCTGCAAGCTGAATTCGTAGTTGTTGTAGCGTACCGAATCGCGCACGAAGCGGAACATGGCCTGCACCGGATTCATTCCCCGGTTCCGTTCCGCCATTTCGATGGCGCGCTCCTTCACCGGCAGAGGCACGGAATCCAGATGGACGCCTTCTTTCTCCAGGAACCGCTGGTAATTGCGCCCTACTTCGCGCCAAGTCGCGAAGGGCGTGGCCGAGAACCCCGTCCCGATCTCGTCGTTGCTGGGGCGGTAGTTCTCCTCGAAGGCCGGCGTCGCCTCGTCCATCCTGACTACGATGCGATCCGGGAGGCTGTCCACGCGGGACTCCCCGAAGGCGCTCAGAAGCAGATGCTTGGGCGGATGCAGGATCTCGTACTCGCATGCGAGGATGGGGAAGGGATAAGCGTTGTCGTAGCGGAGATAGGGGAATTCGTTGGTCGGGAGCTGGGCTTCCTCGGTGGTGATGGATTCCAGCCATTGGACGCCGGGCCGGGTCTTGATGGGCAAATGCACCAGCAGGTTCTCCGGATGCAAGGTCGTATTGTGGTTCTTGGTGACATAGAAGTCCCCGCTCTTTTCCTCTTCCATGAGCTTCAGGTTGGCGTCGTAAAGCCGGAAAGCGTTGACGTAGAAGCGGGAGTAGCCCGGGTTCAGCTCATAGGTCAATTCGGATAGCCGGATGAGCTTGCGCGCATCGCGGATGTGGTAGATCTGGTGGCGCGTTTTCTTCCAGCGGCCGTCGGCCGCACGGGACTTGGGGGCCCAAGCGTAGACGACTTCTTGATAGGCGAGCGTGAGGGGGTACTGCGCGGCCAGTTGCAGGTTCTCTGGCTTTTGCAGCAGCGCCCGCGCCGCCGCCAAGGTCGCTTTGGTCTTAAGCGGGGTAATGGGAGTACGCAGGATCAGGTTGCTGCGGCTGCCCATCAAGGCCGCCACCTGGGTCGCCAATTGTTGCGCATCGCGGTTGGACGCATCCAGCTCGAGGGCGATCTTAGCCGATTGCCCCGCCTGACGGTAGAGCTTAAGGCTGAATTCGCACGTGCCTTTGAGGAGATAATTATTCGAGGTGCGCGGGAAGGCCGTCCCCAGATCGCGAACGTAATCCAAAGCGCCTTCATAATCCTTCAGGCCCGCCAGGGCGCGCAGGTAGTACTCCACCGACTTTTCGGTGGGGGCGCTGTCGGCATGCGCTTGCACCATTACCTGCCGAGCGTTCTCGTATTCCTCCAACCCCAGGTAGGTTTGCGCGAGGTACACCGATAATCGGAAGCTGGGCTTTTCGGAATACATCTTCAGCAAAACGCTTTTCGAATGCACGCGCTCGCCCAGCCCCCATAAGGCGTCCGAAAGGTTGATGAGCCATTCCACGTTGCCGGGATCGAGTTCCAGCGCCTTCAAGGCCCATTCCTTGGCTTCCTGGAAGCGGCCGAGATCCTCGTAGAACGCCCCCATGGTGCCCGCCAGGTCCCCGGAAGCGGCCACGAGGCGCGGATGCCGCATCAGGAAGGCGATGCCTTCCAGGTTCTCCCGCTTGACCTGGAACATGGCGCCGCAGTTCACTAAA
It includes:
- a CDS encoding multicopper oxidase family protein, whose amino-acid sequence is MAKFPTRIALGILGAWAVLACGDKASAPVETGAKVPYDASVEGLPEAKAMGTLEAKDGDTVHLTVSYVAKWVSGRKVRMLAYNGSVPGPIVKVSQGASIVVLVKNETDLPTSLHSHGVRLDSDYDGVVAEDKGAPGPGQTFAYHVRFPDAGIYWYHPHTRSDYQTQVGLYGAYLVAPADPAYWPPVNREIVLMINDLAISGNVLQPFYRNETDHTLMGRFGNVLMVNGDTACTIRVKRNETIRFYVVNASNARVYNLQYSRDMDMNIVGADNGRFVLPDSRESYLIAPSERFIYQLYFNDVLSDYDTLDLWNATPTGARPLAHFVYEPDTAMPDYRSSINLDSCPQAAASIDPFRPYFDKSPDEEILLTGFMAMSKPLAKAALLSATNALAKAAAVAHDADPSNRLGVEWSDSVHGPAMLSMNDSSTDANTHWAIRDLRTGKENHDIQWTFSKGDKILIRVHNDTTTTGPDASIMYHSMPHPLHFHGQRFLVVRENGRPTLESLVWRDTYLIGRGYTVDLLLDASNPGDWMFHCHIAEHLEDDMMAHFRVVDSGGDAPRPYEWSLGLPWAGIDSLRRDTSLAVLMRAAITGTVRARPTPGAADIPLAAALDGKIYLSNADFPDLHAEAAFDAAGRFTVAADAVLGAADIVRLKIWVKGVTSGLRPVPDTLHLVLDRRGKIPWSLDLDLAGEASFAGLKMDTSAVSTMRGQVAGKVNGYDGTVMRDSLYFRNMVYPEMFAYAPLKPDGTFSFDAADLVGALDGRHEIEIFLRPQAGSRRFDPDTLRVHLSIP
- a CDS encoding 5'-methylthioadenosine/adenosylhomocysteine nucleosidase is translated as MNDGKKGPIAILGAMDAEIVEFLAHSELLRREEWNGFTFYAIRLEGREAVLAKCGIGKVFAALVSQHLIDAYAPSRMLFTGVAGALNPAYEIGDVVVSRDCMQHDVDGRVLGFARGNLLYTDLKVFAADEAMARLAAGAPAQGHRIHTGRILTGDQFMNRDEINHHRYLMEEMAGDAVEMEGGAMAQVCAVNKVPFLVVRTISDRADGDAVHDFNRFLPVVAHNSFAIVRYVLSRLPA
- a CDS encoding threonylcarbamoyl-AMP synthase — protein: MNPQTRLMQKVLEAFAAGQVVIYPTDSGYSMGCDALSKKAVNKLYHVKRAMKKYLMALMVRDFSELSEFAKVETAAFRFMKSLVPGPYTFVLPATVRSRKILDVNRPEVGVRMPDCPFTNTLFAMSPKAVILTTAAKIREEDNFIDPAEIEETYGHLVDLIVDLGPQPINPTTVISLVGEAPEVLREGAGPLPGEGTRTAKLGPRLFPSR
- a CDS encoding YraN family protein, which encodes MEKAETQENHCAAGRRGEDHALAYLQAKGYRLVARNFRHGRGELDLIVDAPDGTLVFVEVKSNRGSVSGRPLERVDGRKIRRLQRLAQRYCASRNQGHRDMRFDVVGIDLSGEGRAPGIEHLEAAFLPDGNGYWP
- a CDS encoding serine/threonine protein kinase — translated: MEKASLNPAEADALADRKFGGYTILEHLGKGGMGDVFKAVQPGLERVVALKILPGILARNAEFSERFLTEAFAISRLQHQNIVTIYDYGEENGQKYIAMQYIQGPTLGKLIQQEKRLDYARIISIAKQICRGLKYAHQSEIVHRDIKSGNIMVEPGDKVYISDFGIAKVVDAPSITTTGMAMGTPEYMAPEQCEGGVVDGQSDIYGLGIILFEMVTGRPPFLADTPLAVAYKQVHEAPPLLSKRVPDVPPRLELIVAKCLKKPKAERYRNADELLKDLDSAHLDYVDLAEPVRPESETSLPSDLRITDRRGRDRRYIPEPMAVSRGYLWGILALFGLIMAGMAFLLLRPSSSPGASLHWITPSSYTGPASTDGPSGPSSPADLFDGKRSTAWTSPAGKEESEIEFTFRSRMLLTGILIEAGYLVPDASSPGYVSPKSVSLEVDGHKPVRLTLSETDAPQFISFPGVLAEKAKLRFAAGGGSKPMAVREVRFLGLPYE
- a CDS encoding serine/threonine protein kinase produces the protein MASMAVRYGRYEVLYKLGQGAMAQVYLAKDPVLSRFVAVKVLHADLATRQDVLHRFFNEARTVAIIRNPHVVEVFDFGQEGKDLYLVMEFVDGLSLHGLMRRSPAPSGPEAKPDAWPAPGRDGAPNYQPLDPLLAAALMCQAAEGLSIAAQHGVVHRDLKPENLMLNTQGYLKISDFGIAHVQDDSLTKTGAVLGSPLYMSPEQARGLKPITSQSDMFSLGSVFYACLAGHPPFQGRTVTELFRRISSEAHLPLLSLRPELDPGLGNLVDTLLRKSPSARGGGPLWLQRQLKAYLSLSGVTDPAELAAGHLREVNANGVRTTWNPDARNATLPMTVASTQQATARSRPGRVLAPGTFPSIALPINPTHRSGPGSRKRRSAASWALALAFLAFGLGIVAGGWRLLGQVRKSQGDSSDIASLASGRNAAQGNGEGDGNSNQAVPSGPETGPVNLRDTLSAALTGSGSAGPAATGASAISVAASANSPGAAGESVGKESEAIIILKSSPPFAEAYVDGRFLGTTPIRLAHLAPGRHRLELKSPRLPGLDTSLVLTAGMHALKVRLEAGPGQRMAAVPVEGE